The following are encoded together in the Ovis canadensis isolate MfBH-ARS-UI-01 breed Bighorn chromosome 2, ARS-UI_OviCan_v2, whole genome shotgun sequence genome:
- the LOC138434593 gene encoding interferon omega-1-like yields the protein MAFVLSLLMAIVLVSYGPGGSLGCDLSQNHVLIGRKNLRLLGEMRRISPRFCLQDRKEFAFPQEMVEGGQLQEAQAISVLHEMLQQSFNLFHTERASAALDTALLDQLRTGLHQQLDDLDACLGQVMGDEDSALGRTGPTLAVKRYFQGIHVYLKEKEYSDCAWETVRVEIMRSLSSSASLQERLRMMDGDLNSS from the coding sequence ATGGCCTTCGTGCTCTCTCTACTGATGGCTATCGTGTTGGTCAGCTACGGCCCGGGAGGATCCCTGGGCTGTGACCTGTCTCAGAACCATGTTCTCATTGGCAGGAAGAACCTCAGGCTCCTGGGTGAAATGAGGAGAATCTCCCCTCGCTTCTGTCTGCAGGACAGAAAAGAATTCGCTTtcccccaggagatggtggagggcggccagctccaggaggcccaggccatCTCTGTGCTCCACGAGATGCTCCAGCAGAGCTTCAACCTCTTCCACACAGAGCGCGCCTCTGCTGCCTTGGACACTGCCCTCCTGGATCAGCTCCGCACTGGACTCCATCAGCAGCTGGACGAcctggacgcctgcctggggcaggtGATGGGCGATGAAGACTCTGCCCTGGGAAGGACGGGCCCCACCCTGGCCGTGAAGAGGTACTTCCAGGGCATCCATGTCTACCTGAAAGAGAAGGAATACAGCGACTGCGCCTGGGAAACCGTCAGAGTGGAAATCATGAGATCCTTGTCTTCATCAGCCAGCTTGCAAGAAAGGTTAAGAATGATGGATGGAGACCTAAACTCATCTTGA